In one window of Spirochaetota bacterium DNA:
- a CDS encoding conjugal transfer protein TraB — MAFPISNDSPLTFGGILAIPSIHSRAYFAKAVREAFIVFSPDIIAVEQPSVFIHTLREAVSRLPNLSIILREADGEAIYIPVDPADSIIEAIRLAIEHEIPFACIDKDIDAFPENSRYLMPDDYLLETIGLERYYTEVLARHSFHAADAESEKRERFIAGNIFSLAAKHKRVLYVGGLSHWENIKRHLAENIPPQAEHEREGPISIHHLSRDSRLTVLGEMPFITHAYELYRSGKEASFDKRALIERIFFEAKRAYTLPLPSNQLSGMMKYLRNLALIDRHVLPDHIDVLTAAKCFVNNEFALNVLETLSYYPHDDEDEAYPTMRIVKDPLTDSLEGHLREKKIKLNRRDTLWRTVRKTISVTERPAEQYEGEWEDVWRSSTNHMSHVPEDIRMERYMDYLRTRIMDKLNESRTRVHPFTASIEDGIDMRETIRNYHNGIVYVREVPRIRGRVGPITVIFDDTNADDYPWRIAWLSEAHDDSDLILYATEPGDELIGPGMSRCYFGGYASIMPPQNVKNVWRIYPLLKAQNIIANEAELLLYASIVYAKERYVGYLSPTPPSENIKTFANGLNIEIVHLPLASFSSETIRKLRSFHVLGDKRLRKIAHRYIF; from the coding sequence ATGGCATTCCCGATATCGAACGATTCCCCGCTCACCTTCGGCGGTATACTCGCCATCCCATCCATCCACTCACGCGCGTATTTCGCGAAAGCGGTACGCGAAGCTTTTATCGTATTCTCGCCGGATATCATCGCCGTAGAACAGCCGTCGGTGTTCATACACACGCTCCGCGAGGCGGTGAGCAGGCTCCCGAACCTCTCGATAATACTCCGCGAAGCCGATGGGGAAGCGATCTATATCCCGGTGGACCCCGCCGATTCCATTATCGAAGCGATACGCCTGGCGATAGAGCATGAAATACCGTTCGCCTGTATCGACAAGGACATCGATGCTTTCCCGGAGAACTCGCGCTACCTCATGCCCGACGATTACCTCCTTGAGACCATCGGGCTTGAGCGCTATTATACCGAAGTGCTCGCACGGCATTCCTTCCATGCCGCTGATGCCGAGTCGGAAAAACGCGAGAGATTCATCGCGGGAAATATTTTTTCGCTGGCGGCGAAGCACAAGCGCGTGCTCTACGTCGGCGGACTTTCCCATTGGGAGAACATCAAGCGACACCTTGCCGAGAACATACCGCCGCAGGCCGAGCATGAGCGTGAAGGACCGATATCGATACATCATCTCTCCAGGGATTCGCGCCTGACCGTGCTCGGTGAAATGCCGTTCATCACCCATGCCTACGAGCTCTATCGCTCGGGAAAGGAAGCATCCTTCGATAAGCGCGCGCTCATCGAACGCATATTCTTCGAAGCGAAACGGGCGTATACGCTGCCCCTGCCGTCCAATCAGCTCTCCGGCATGATGAAATATCTCCGGAACCTTGCCCTCATCGACCGCCATGTCCTCCCCGACCATATCGATGTGCTCACCGCGGCGAAATGCTTCGTGAACAATGAATTCGCGCTCAACGTCCTGGAGACGCTCTCCTACTATCCCCATGACGACGAGGACGAGGCCTATCCCACGATGCGCATCGTCAAAGACCCATTGACCGATTCCCTCGAGGGGCATCTCCGCGAAAAAAAGATAAAGCTCAACCGCCGCGATACGCTTTGGAGGACGGTGCGAAAGACCATATCCGTGACCGAACGCCCCGCCGAGCAGTATGAAGGGGAATGGGAGGATGTGTGGCGCTCAAGCACGAACCACATGTCGCATGTGCCTGAAGATATACGCATGGAACGATACATGGACTATCTCCGTACGCGCATCATGGACAAGCTCAACGAGTCCCGCACGCGCGTTCACCCGTTCACGGCGAGCATCGAGGACGGCATCGATATGCGCGAGACGATACGCAATTATCATAACGGCATCGTCTATGTCCGCGAAGTGCCGCGCATACGCGGGCGCGTGGGACCGATAACCGTCATCTTCGACGACACGAACGCCGATGACTATCCCTGGCGCATCGCCTGGCTCTCGGAAGCGCATGACGACAGCGACCTCATACTCTACGCGACCGAACCGGGGGACGAGCTCATCGGGCCGGGCATGTCGCGCTGCTATTTCGGCGGTTACGCCTCGATAATGCCGCCGCAGAACGTGAAGAACGTCTGGCGCATCTATCCCCTGCTCAAGGCACAGAACATCATCGCCAACGAGGCTGAGCTGCTCCTCTATGCAAGCATCGTCTATGCAAAAGAGCGCTATGTCGGCTATCTCTCCCCCACGCCGCCGTCGGAGAATATCAAGACGTTCGCGAACGGGCTCAATATCGAGATCGTGCATCTCCCGCTTGCATCGTTCTCAAGCGAGACGATACGTAAACTGCGAAGCTTCCATGTCCTCGGCGACAAGCGTCTGCGAAAGATAGCGCATCGATACATTTTCTGA